The Bdellovibrio bacteriovorus W nucleotide sequence GATACTTTTTTGGTGTGTTTTTGAATTGTTTTAATCTAAATAATCCCAGCTCTTTGACATTCAAATAGCTGGATCAATTCCAACCTTCCTCAAAAGGAGGAAGGTATGGCAATTAAAACATATCAAAAAGACGGACATACTTGCTTTAAAATCCAGTTCACTTCCCGCAGTCGAATTGCGGGGCTTATGGTAAGGCTTCAGCGTGATTTAGGTGCTGTCAGCCATGCCGAAGCAAAGCGTGAATATGAAAAGCTCAAAAAAGAGGCTGAGGCCAAAAGAATCGAAAAAGAGCGCAACGGTCTTGTTTGGCGTGATCTTTTGGTGCGCTTTTATAAAGACGTTGTTCTTAACGGTCCCTATGAAAACAGCACTTCTAAGAGAGACAATTATAATGCTCTCATGATGCATAGCAAGTCTTGGTTGCAAATCCCCATCGATCAACTTCGGCCTATGTCGATGCGATTGATTTTTAACGAGATGGAGAAAAAGGAGATTTCAAAAGGTCGCATAAAGCCCGTTCGAAGTGCGGTAAACACAGTCTTTGATTGGGCTCGTCTAGAACGCATTATACCGGCCCATGTTGAAAGCCCAGCTCGTGGGGGGTGAGCCTTCCTAAGGTTGAAATCAAATTGCAGCCTATACTCAATCGTGACGAAATCAGATTGTTTTTGAAAAAGGCACGAGAAATCGACCACGAATATTATTATTTATGGGCGGTGGCTGTAACCACAGGATGTCGCTCGGGGGAGCTTTGGGCATTAAGATGGACCGATGTTTCGTTTGAGACGAGAATGATTTCCATCACGAAGTCATTCTCAAGTAGACTCGGATGCGACAAATCTACCAAAACCAAAGAGTCTCGTCAGGTGCCCATCAATACAGCCCTTGAGACGCTCTTAAAGGAGCTTAAGTTGAAAACTGCCTCTACAGGTTATGTTCTCCCCAGGATCACGTCGTGGAGGCGTGGAGAGGCGTCTAAGGTGTCGAGGAGATTTTGTGTTGCTGTTGGTATTCCTGAAATCACTTTCCATTCGACACGAGCCTGTTTTGCTGTTCAGTGCCTAGTTAGTGGTTTGGATGTTGTCACGACTATGAAGCTTGGTGGTTGGAAGGATGTTAAGAGCTTTCAGCATTACATCCGATTGGCGGGAGTGGATATTCAGGGGGGCGACGGATGGACTGGATTTGATTCCGCAGCACATTGAGGGAAAGCGTTTAGACTTTGCAAAAGAGTATAAACAGTTTTAGTTTTGACGAGCGGGTTTGATGGATTAAACCTAGTGTTTTTTGACCTACAACACTATTAAGTCGAATATAGTCGATTTGATTAGGTTATAATATGACTATGGGTAATATATTGACTATTCTAGAAGGGTCACATATTATGACATTAAGGATGCAGCCATGGCTAATACTCTAATAGAAAAAGTTAGCTCCATGGGCGGCCAACTAGAGATTGAAATCTGGTCTGATAATCTTCAGCATGCCGTTGATGGGCATCCTGAAGTGACTATTGAAAAAGTAAAAGGAACTTTGAAAGACCCATCAAAAGTCATTCAAAGTAAGAACTCCGCGAATACGTGTCTCTTTTACTCTGTAGAGATCCAGATCAGCGAAACGGAAAGTTTGTTTTTTGTGTAGTGGTAGCGGTTACAGGGGCTGGTAAAGGAAAATTGGTCACGGCATACGATGCAGACTTTATGAAAACCGGAACAGAACTGTACTCAAAGAAGTAGGAGATAAATATGAATATTAAATACTTGTCTGAAAATGAACTTATGTACATCTACTTTGAAAGTAATGTTCCGAACACTCAAACTCGCACTAGCCATGAAGGCATTTTTAAATTCGTAGCTAAGGCCGACAAAAATAAAATTGTTGGTTATGAAGTTGAAAATGTATCCGAGAATTTGAATTACGTTTTGACGAAGTTAAATCTTAATAGCAAACAGAAACTGGCTATCTGCTTGTCCTTTCTTCGTGAACGCCAAGGTAAGACTCAGGAACAGGTTGCGGAAACTCTCGATATTTCTCTTAGCAAATATAAAAGCTTAGAGAAAGCCGACCACAATATAAACTTTGATACTTTGGAAAGCATATTTGAGACTTTCCCGAACGAGCCAATTCTAGATACTGTCTTTCATCAGGCGGGGTAGGGAGAGTTCAGGGAGTTCTCCTATCTAAGCTTAAAGAGAGCGGGCTGTTGTTTAAAAAGTCTCTTTAATCACATATTTTTGTTTACATTCCTTGGCTGATCTCTTAAACCCCATTTTCTATTGGGGGTGTGTTTTGGATAAAAAAGAATCTAAAAAAGTTATCGCAAGTATTTTGGCTGGTGCGGCTTCAACTGTGGGCACGGCTACAGGCGTATTTTCAGCGGTTGGCACTGTTGGGGCTGCTTCCACAGGTGCCGCTATAAGCACTCTTAACGGGGCTGCTGCGACTTCAGCTACTTTGGCATGGTTTGGTGGCGGAAGTATCGCAACCGGTGGTGCTGGCATGATTGTCGGCGCAACTGTGCTTACTGGCGGAGCTGCGATTGTCGGAGTTGGGACAGGAATTGTGGCCTATAAATACTTTTCGAAAAGGAAGACGAACTCTGCAAAGCCACCGCCTCCACCTCGCCCCGTGGTTCAAATGAAATTTGATGTCGTTTATTAAGATGAGTTCGGGAATAAGTAAAAAACAAATATGCTCAGATCTTATTGGAATCGGCATTTTTATGTCAGGTGAAAGAACGTCTTTTAAAGATCATCCGATTACGCCCGAAGCTGCCATTGTCAACGCAGTCTCTATTGCAAAGTCTGATCGCTTGATCTTACAGCTCATGCATACTTGGATCATGAATTATAGCGAGATCATTCATGTCGAAGCTCTAAAACATCTCATTAAAGACGCAGAACCCGTAGGTCGTGCGATATTGGCAAGTCTGCTATCACATACTGGAGATCGAAAGTTTGAAGCGGCATTAAAACGGGCTAAAGTGCCTGAAAATGAGTCTAATCACGGTCTTCATAAAATGATGGATTTTGCAGCTAAGATCGGACAAGTCCCATACGATAAGCACTTTAAAAAGTTTGGTCTTTCAGTTAGTGCGCTTGTGATGGAGTCAGAGAAAAAGATGATTCATTTCGAACATATTGTGGAGATCAATCCATTTATCAAGTATCGATACGTATTTGGAGCTAATTGGAGAGCCGATATTGCAGCACTAATGACTCTTAGTGAATATACGCCGACCGAGGTTACTAAACTACTGGGATGCTCTTGCGAGACGGCTCGTCGGTATATGAAAGGCCCAGAGTTAATTGGTTGAATGTGATTTGGGAAGAATCACCTCGAGAAGTAACTTTTTAATAAGAATTTTAGGATAAATTATGGCTAAAAAAATATATTTAGTTTTAGGCGCAGGGCTTGGTCTTGAGTACGGTTTTCCCGACAATAAGAAGTTGAGAGAAATTTTGATGGATGAGTTAGAACCTTATGAAAAGGGTTTAAAAGAAATCCTGAGAGTATCGTATGCAGATACAATTGATGAAGTTGCAGATAAATATAATGGGCATCGGGATACGCTTAGAAGGATGACTGCTAAGATTTTACTTCGAGGAGAAGACGAGGAGGTGCTTATGCGTCATGGGCCTAATACCTACAAACGTCTTTTAAAACAGATTGTGAATGCAAGGCTAAATGGCGATACTACAAAAATACTGACCTTTAATTACGATCGAAGTCTTCAATATTTAATATATAAAATGAATGCGGTAGCTCCAGTCCAAAGTGAATGGGTTGATCCTTCAATTGTGACGCCGTTCTTTGGAAGACTTCCTTTGATGGATTGTGAACGAGGGCAAAGATCAAATACGCCATATCGTAAGTACGGTGGCGAAGTAGATATACCAATAAAAATCCTTGATAATCGTGAGTATCAGGATGTCTCTCAGGTTGATGACTTTTTTTCTGAGTGCAATATGAGTTTTATATGTCAAGGATCGAGAGCAGATTTAACTAGTATCAAAAGGAATTTTGAGGAAGCAGATTTAGTATTATTCTTGGGATTTGGATATCATAAAGCAAATATGGATATGCTTGGGTTTGATTTTTCAAAAAAGCATCCTAAGAAATTGATCGTTGGAACTGCCTTAGGATGCTCAAAAAGTGAAATAGCGAGAATTCAAAGGAAGTTTCCGGCATTGGAGTATTTGTATGATTGTACTGCATACGACCTTCTGACTAACAGTTTTGATTTGAGTGATTTTGATGCTCATATCGAACGATCTAAGGAAACTTTTTTCGTTAGCTGATTCTTTGGTGTAACTAAAGGGGTAAACTTGACTTAACTAATTGAAATTAGGCTGATGTCGAAGTTCACCCCATTTTTCCCTTCTCAAAAAATAAGCAAAAACCTAAGTATCAGAAACAACGTAGAACCTGCTCAGACAGGCGTAGACACGCGTAGACACGCTATTTTTGATCCTAGGGACTGTGGGGGGCACCGGGGGACCATGGTTGGCTACTTTTGGCTACCATTTGGCTACCACTTTTCCACACCCTTACAAGGCTCTTCTTTTTTCAATTTTTCTGCATTTTCCATGCAGAAAAATGCCCATCTTGTCATCCATCAAAACCCCCATCCACCGCGATGGGGGGGGGGGGATTCTAGCCGCTCCCTTGCCAGCTTTTTCAGCACCTTAGGCGCTGGGGCGACCTGCTTTATCTTGCTGACCACCCACTCCCAACGTGTTGAGAGCAGGTGGTCAGCAAGGCAGGTCCCCCATTACTTAAGTAACAAAAAGCTGGCAAGGGAGCTCATTTTCCTAGTTGGGAGAAGTTGTTTTTAGTTTTGAGAATAACAACAAGATGGAGGGGAGGAGCTTTACCTCG carries:
- a CDS encoding hypothetical protein (COG0582 Integrase), coding for MSLPKVEIKLQPILNRDEIRLFLKKAREIDHEYYYLWAVAVTTGCRSGELWALRWTDVSFETRMISITKSFSSRLGCDKSTKTKESRQVPINTALETLLKELKLKTASTGYVLPRITSWRRGEASKVSRRFCVAVGIPEITFHSTRACFAVQCLVSGLDVVTTMKLGGWKDVKSFQHYIRLAGVDIQGGDGWTGFDSAAH
- a CDS encoding hypothetical protein (COG1396 Predicted transcriptional regulators), which gives rise to MNIKYLSENELMYIYFESNVPNTQTRTSHEGIFKFVAKADKNKIVGYEVENVSENLNYVLTKLNLNSKQKLAICLSFLRERQGKTQEQVAETLDISLSKYKSLEKADHNINFDTLESIFETFPNEPILDTVFHQAG